The proteins below come from a single Motilibacter peucedani genomic window:
- a CDS encoding carbohydrate ABC transporter permease, translating into MTLLQERMPTATPQRRRGGLARGQALAAGGFLLPNLVLISVFLLLPLVLAFVISFEKLGSLGPGEYLGINNYADLLKDRVFWETLRNTGVFTLFSIPIAMAAGLGIAVLLNSVLPGRTLYRSIIFLPLVISGISTGVLGAWMFDQYNGFVNKFLATLGISGPSWQANGTWAMASVIIVTVWQRVGFDMLIYLAGLQGVSSEVQEAATVDGASAWQRFRHVVFPLLGPSTFFLLVMNMIYSFQVFDTVWAMTRGGPDYATTTVSTYAYRTSFDEHGPQQLGYGAAVGVVIYLITLAITAAQWRFSSTRDQTD; encoded by the coding sequence GTGACCCTCCTCCAGGAGCGGATGCCCACCGCGACGCCCCAGCGGCGGCGCGGCGGGCTGGCCCGCGGCCAGGCACTGGCAGCAGGTGGCTTCCTGCTGCCCAACCTCGTGCTCATCTCGGTGTTCCTGCTGCTGCCGCTGGTGCTCGCGTTCGTCATCAGCTTCGAGAAGCTGGGCTCGCTGGGGCCGGGGGAGTACCTCGGCATCAACAACTACGCCGACCTGCTCAAGGACCGCGTCTTCTGGGAGACGCTGCGCAACACCGGCGTCTTCACGCTCTTCAGCATCCCGATCGCGATGGCAGCCGGCCTCGGCATCGCCGTGCTGCTCAACAGCGTGCTGCCCGGGCGCACCCTCTACCGGTCGATCATCTTCCTGCCCCTGGTCATCTCCGGCATCTCCACGGGCGTGCTCGGCGCGTGGATGTTCGACCAGTACAACGGCTTCGTCAACAAGTTCCTCGCCACTCTGGGCATCAGCGGACCCTCCTGGCAGGCGAACGGCACCTGGGCGATGGCCTCGGTCATCATCGTCACGGTCTGGCAGCGGGTCGGCTTCGACATGCTCATCTACCTCGCCGGTCTCCAAGGGGTGAGCTCCGAGGTGCAGGAGGCGGCGACCGTCGACGGAGCCAGCGCGTGGCAGCGCTTCCGCCACGTCGTCTTCCCGCTGCTCGGCCCGTCGACCTTCTTCCTGCTGGTCATGAACATGATCTACTCGTTCCAGGTGTTCGACACGGTCTGGGCGATGACCCGCGGCGGGCCCGACTACGCGACGACGACGGTGAGCACCTACGCCTACCGCACGAGCTTCGACGAGCACGGGCCCCAGCAGCTCGGCTACGGCGCGGCTGTCGGCGTGGTCATCTACCTGATCACCCTCGCCATCACCGCGGCGCAGTGGCGCTTCAGCAGCACGCGCGACCAGACCGACTGA
- a CDS encoding carbohydrate ABC transporter permease, translating to MSTTTTPAQAPATSATRRPRTRRSPWFWARLALAVVITLVMFFPLYWMILTSFSPQSELYSAGLRWWPHHFTLDNYRDPIDLYPVWHWFWNSFVIATLTTLITVVCNLLAGYAFAKIRFRGRNPLFLLLLSTMMIPVQAVMVPQFRVSVDLGLFGNIWAVILPESAAVFGVFLARQFFVAIPDELLEAARVDGAGHVRAFVQIVLPLCKPLVAVLVLLTFSSEWNSFAWPLVALFSNNELFTLPLGIVTDLQGQYSSNYGAIMAISLLMTLPMIVLFVAFQRYFVQGLARSGIK from the coding sequence GTGTCCACGACGACCACCCCCGCGCAGGCGCCGGCGACCTCGGCGACCCGGCGACCGCGTACGCGTCGGAGCCCCTGGTTCTGGGCGCGCCTCGCGCTCGCCGTCGTCATCACGCTGGTCATGTTCTTCCCGCTCTACTGGATGATCCTGACCTCCTTCTCGCCGCAGTCCGAGCTCTACTCGGCCGGCCTGCGCTGGTGGCCGCACCACTTCACGCTCGACAACTACCGCGACCCGATCGACCTCTACCCGGTGTGGCACTGGTTCTGGAACTCGTTCGTGATCGCGACGCTCACGACGCTCATCACGGTGGTGTGCAACCTGCTCGCGGGCTACGCGTTCGCGAAGATCCGCTTCCGCGGGCGCAACCCGCTGTTCCTGCTGCTGCTCTCCACGATGATGATCCCGGTGCAGGCCGTGATGGTGCCGCAGTTCAGGGTGTCGGTCGACCTCGGCCTGTTCGGCAACATCTGGGCCGTCATCCTGCCCGAGAGCGCGGCGGTCTTCGGTGTCTTCCTGGCCCGCCAGTTCTTCGTCGCGATCCCCGACGAGCTGCTGGAGGCGGCGCGCGTCGACGGCGCCGGCCACGTGCGGGCCTTCGTGCAGATCGTCCTGCCGCTGTGCAAGCCGCTCGTCGCCGTGCTGGTGCTGCTCACCTTCTCCAGCGAGTGGAACTCGTTCGCGTGGCCGCTGGTCGCGCTGTTCAGCAACAACGAGCTCTTCACCCTGCCGCTGGGCATCGTCACCGACCTGCAGGGGCAGTACTCCTCGAACTACGGCGCCATCATGGCGATCAGCCTGCTGATGACGCTGCCCATGATCGTGCTGTTCGTGGCGTTCCAGCGCTACTTCGTGCAGGGCCTCGCCCGCTCCGGCATCAAGTGA
- a CDS encoding magnesium transporter MgtE N-terminal domain-containing protein — protein sequence MSGTRVYAARLAGTGVFDPTGDQVGKVRDVVCLLRQEQRPRVLGLVVEVLGRRPVFLPMTRVTAVDPGSVITTGIVNMRRFSQRPTETLVLGELLDRKVTLVEDSTTVTVEDIALEQTRTRDWVLDKVHVSRPAKGLRRRGEALTVDWDAVTGFSLQEQGQGATNLLAAFEEMRAPDLANVLHDLSPKRRAEVAAALDDEKLADVLEELPEDDQVEILGNLDEARAADVLEAMGPDDAADLLAELPEHEAEKLLALMEPGEAADVRRLLSYDELTAGGMMTTEPVILPPDATVAEALARVRVADLSPALASSVYVCRPPLETPTGRFLGTAHIQRLLREPPSSLVSGVVDKDVDPLLPQTTLPAVTHYLATYNLVAIAVVDDNDHLLGAVTVDDVLDHLLPDDWRDRPADIEVPRGS from the coding sequence GTGAGTGGCACCCGCGTCTACGCCGCCCGGCTGGCCGGCACCGGAGTCTTCGACCCCACCGGTGACCAGGTCGGCAAGGTGCGCGACGTCGTCTGCCTGCTGCGGCAGGAGCAGCGCCCGCGCGTGCTGGGACTCGTCGTCGAGGTCCTCGGCAGGCGCCCGGTCTTCCTGCCCATGACACGGGTCACCGCCGTCGACCCCGGCTCGGTCATCACCACCGGCATCGTCAACATGCGCCGCTTCTCCCAGCGGCCCACCGAGACCCTGGTCCTCGGCGAGCTGCTCGACCGCAAGGTGACCCTCGTCGAGGACTCCACGACCGTCACCGTCGAGGACATCGCCCTGGAGCAGACGCGCACGCGCGACTGGGTGCTCGACAAGGTGCACGTCAGCCGCCCGGCCAAGGGCTTGCGCCGGCGCGGCGAGGCGCTCACCGTCGACTGGGACGCGGTGACCGGCTTCAGCCTGCAGGAGCAGGGCCAGGGCGCCACCAACCTGCTGGCCGCCTTCGAGGAGATGCGCGCGCCGGACCTCGCCAACGTGCTGCACGACCTCTCGCCCAAGCGGCGCGCCGAGGTCGCCGCCGCGCTCGACGACGAGAAGCTCGCCGACGTCCTGGAGGAGCTGCCCGAGGACGACCAGGTCGAGATCCTCGGCAACCTCGACGAGGCGCGCGCGGCCGACGTGCTCGAGGCCATGGGCCCCGACGACGCGGCCGACCTGCTGGCCGAGCTGCCCGAGCACGAGGCCGAGAAGCTGCTCGCGCTCATGGAGCCCGGCGAGGCGGCCGACGTGCGCCGCCTGCTGTCCTACGACGAGCTCACGGCCGGCGGCATGATGACGACCGAGCCGGTCATCCTGCCTCCCGACGCCACCGTCGCCGAGGCGCTCGCCCGCGTGCGCGTCGCCGACCTCTCCCCCGCGCTCGCCTCCTCCGTCTACGTCTGCCGGCCCCCGCTCGAGACGCCGACCGGGCGCTTCCTCGGCACCGCCCACATCCAGCGCCTGCTGCGCGAGCCGCCGTCGTCCCTGGTGTCCGGGGTCGTCGACAAGGACGTCGACCCGCTGCTGCCGCAGACGACGCTGCCGGCCGTGACGCACTACCTGGCCACCTACAACCTCGTGGCCATCGCGGTCGTCGACGACAACGACCACCTGCTGGGCGCGGTCACCGTCGACGACGTGCTCGACCACCTGCTGCCCGACGACTGGCGCGACCGCCCGGCCGACATCGAGGTGCCGCGTGGCTCGTGA
- a CDS encoding DUF1003 domain-containing protein translates to MARDERGLRGPRPSRSRPALDVPRERGRRGLRGPGYDAETFGAIGERIARFLGTWRFIGYLTVFVALWLAWNTWTPDRLQFDPRATNYTLLTLILSLQASYAAPLILLAQNRQADRDRVQWEQDRARSERSIADTEYLTRELAAVRIALGEVATRDFLRGELRTLLEELEERQAEQPPAAEYES, encoded by the coding sequence GTGGCTCGTGACGAGCGCGGCCTGCGCGGGCCCCGGCCCTCGCGCTCGCGCCCGGCGCTCGACGTGCCGCGCGAGCGCGGCCGGCGCGGGCTGCGCGGCCCGGGCTACGACGCCGAGACCTTCGGCGCGATCGGCGAGCGCATCGCCCGCTTCCTCGGCACCTGGCGGTTCATCGGCTACCTCACGGTGTTCGTGGCGCTCTGGCTGGCGTGGAACACCTGGACGCCGGACCGGCTCCAGTTCGACCCGCGGGCCACCAACTACACGCTGCTCACGCTCATCCTGTCGCTGCAGGCGTCCTACGCCGCGCCGCTGATCCTGCTGGCGCAGAACCGCCAGGCCGACCGCGACCGGGTGCAGTGGGAGCAGGACCGCGCGCGCAGCGAGCGCAGCATCGCCGACACCGAGTACCTCACCCGCGAGCTGGCCGCCGTGCGCATCGCGCTCGGCGAGGTGGCCACCCGCGACTTCCTGCGCGGCGAGCTGCGCACCCTGCTCGAGGAGCTCGAGGAGCGCCAGGCCGAGCAGCCGCCCGCCGCCGAGTACGAGTCCTGA
- a CDS encoding MarR family winged helix-turn-helix transcriptional regulator translates to MDELQACAAASPCSPLERDLGYTLGAVFRAYVKAAGSVLADLPGGPRGFHVLTAAVSGEAASQTVVGQRLGVDRTVLTYLLDDLERAGLVTRRPDPADRRSRQVVATDDGRRVHAEAERALAGIDTSVLRGLSPAEAATFRSLLERVAATLPGDEPATVESACEAADAVAREVARA, encoded by the coding sequence ATGGACGAGCTGCAGGCGTGTGCCGCCGCCTCGCCCTGCTCGCCCCTCGAGCGCGACCTCGGCTACACCCTCGGCGCGGTGTTCCGCGCCTATGTCAAGGCGGCCGGCTCGGTGCTCGCCGACCTGCCCGGCGGCCCCCGCGGGTTCCACGTGCTCACCGCCGCCGTGAGCGGCGAGGCGGCGAGCCAGACCGTCGTCGGCCAGCGCCTCGGGGTCGACCGCACGGTCCTGACCTACCTGCTCGACGACCTCGAGCGGGCCGGACTGGTCACGCGCCGGCCCGACCCCGCCGACCGGCGCAGCCGCCAGGTGGTCGCCACCGACGACGGTCGCCGCGTCCACGCCGAGGCGGAGCGGGCGCTGGCCGGCATCGACACCTCCGTGCTGCGCGGGCTCTCGCCTGCCGAGGCGGCGACGTTCCGCTCCCTGCTCGAGCGCGTGGCGGCGACCCTCCCGGGCGACGAGCCCGCCACCGTGGAGTCGGCGTGCGAGGCCGCCGACGCCGTCGCCCGCGAGGTCGCCCGCGCCTGA
- a CDS encoding LLM class flavin-dependent oxidoreductase, translating to MTTLGAVFRPQLPPERLRSVARAADEAGLEELWIWEDCFREGGISSAAMALAWTTQLRLGIGLMPVPFRNVALSAMELATLARVFPGRVRPAVGHGVQDWMAQVGARPASPMTCLREHLSALQALLAGERVTTSGRYVHLDDVALDWPPAQPPALITGATGDRTLRLSGELAAGTILTGGTTPDGVRRARGIVDEGRALAGRSDHHEVVVYLVAAAGPDSAERLERECRRWEFPAGADVTVGGDAESVANGVRRWAEAGADTVVLQPTEDEPDLEGFVRFAGEQVRPLLG from the coding sequence ATGACGACCCTCGGCGCTGTCTTCCGCCCCCAGCTCCCGCCCGAGCGGCTGCGCTCGGTGGCCCGGGCCGCCGACGAGGCCGGCCTCGAGGAGCTGTGGATCTGGGAGGACTGCTTCCGTGAGGGGGGCATCTCCTCGGCGGCGATGGCGCTCGCCTGGACGACCCAGCTGCGCCTGGGCATCGGGCTCATGCCGGTGCCCTTCCGCAACGTCGCCCTCTCGGCCATGGAGCTCGCGACCCTGGCGCGCGTCTTCCCGGGACGCGTGCGCCCGGCCGTCGGCCACGGCGTGCAGGACTGGATGGCGCAGGTCGGCGCCCGGCCCGCCTCCCCCATGACCTGCCTGCGCGAGCACCTCTCCGCGCTCCAGGCGCTGCTCGCCGGCGAGCGCGTCACGACCAGCGGGCGCTACGTGCACCTCGACGACGTCGCGCTCGACTGGCCGCCGGCGCAGCCGCCGGCGCTCATCACCGGAGCGACCGGCGACCGTACGCTGCGGCTCTCCGGCGAGCTCGCGGCCGGCACGATCCTCACCGGGGGCACCACGCCCGACGGCGTGCGCCGCGCCCGCGGGATCGTCGACGAGGGCCGCGCCCTCGCCGGGCGCTCGGACCACCACGAGGTCGTCGTCTACCTCGTCGCTGCCGCCGGTCCCGACTCCGCCGAGCGGCTCGAGCGCGAGTGCCGGCGCTGGGAGTTCCCGGCCGGTGCCGACGTCACGGTGGGCGGCGACGCGGAGTCGGTGGCCAACGGCGTACGCCGCTGGGCCGAGGCCGGCGCCGACACCGTCGTGCTGCAGCCGACCGAGGACGAGCCCGACCTCGAGGGCTTCGTGCGCTTCGCCGGCGAGCAGGTGCGCCCGCTGCTGGGCTGA
- a CDS encoding D-2-hydroxyacid dehydrogenase, with protein MAGATGTRVFSGRARINYLSTMRFDEEFLAAIESVGDDVEVRQVSVSSAEEIDDEVWAQVDVLHTGSVVCHPSRAPRLRWVQVDTSGVDHLRSEPLWDSDIPITTIGGVSPVPLAEYVMWAVLGTAHRLPALLETRERRRWPGPDERWARMLPAPVRGATLGILGYGRIGREIGRLGRVFGMDVLAVRRTPGSPARAADHYDPSAELQPSADAPVQVFGPDGLHEVLGRSDYLVVVLPLTEQTAGMLDAQALGALKDSAVIINVARGGIVDEDALRAALRSGRVRAAVLDVFADEPLAPDDPWWDEPNVLVTPHVSGLAPAYAEQVLEIVSQNLRRLREGRSLLNVVDRTLGY; from the coding sequence ATGGCCGGCGCCACGGGGACCCGCGTCTTCTCCGGGCGCGCCCGCATCAACTACCTCTCGACCATGCGCTTCGACGAGGAGTTCCTCGCCGCGATCGAGTCGGTCGGCGACGACGTCGAGGTGCGGCAGGTCAGCGTCAGCTCGGCCGAGGAGATCGACGACGAGGTCTGGGCCCAGGTCGACGTGCTCCACACCGGCTCGGTCGTCTGCCACCCCTCGCGGGCACCGCGGCTGCGGTGGGTGCAGGTGGACACCTCTGGCGTCGACCACCTGCGCTCCGAGCCGCTGTGGGACAGCGACATCCCCATCACGACGATCGGCGGGGTCTCGCCCGTGCCGCTGGCCGAGTACGTCATGTGGGCCGTCCTCGGCACGGCCCACCGCCTGCCGGCCCTCCTCGAGACCCGCGAGCGGCGACGCTGGCCCGGGCCCGACGAGCGGTGGGCCCGCATGCTGCCCGCCCCGGTGCGCGGCGCCACGCTGGGGATCCTGGGCTACGGCCGCATCGGGCGGGAGATCGGCCGGCTGGGCCGAGTCTTCGGGATGGACGTGCTGGCGGTGCGGCGTACGCCGGGGTCCCCCGCGCGCGCTGCCGACCACTACGACCCGTCGGCCGAGCTGCAGCCCTCGGCCGACGCACCGGTCCAGGTGTTCGGGCCCGACGGGCTGCACGAGGTGCTGGGCCGCTCGGACTACCTCGTCGTGGTCCTGCCGCTCACGGAGCAGACGGCGGGCATGCTGGACGCGCAGGCCCTCGGCGCGCTGAAGGACTCGGCGGTGATCATCAACGTGGCACGCGGTGGCATCGTCGACGAGGACGCGCTGCGGGCGGCCCTCCGGTCGGGACGCGTCCGCGCCGCGGTGCTCGACGTCTTCGCCGACGAGCCGCTCGCCCCCGACGACCCGTGGTGGGACGAGCCCAACGTCCTCGTCACGCCGCACGTCAGCGGCCTCGCGCCCGCCTACGCGGAGCAGGTGCTCGAGATCGTCTCGCAGAACCTGCGCCGGCTGCGCGAGGGACGCTCGCTCCTCAACGTGGTCGACCGGACCCTGGGGTACTGA
- a CDS encoding FMN-dependent NADH-azoreductase, with protein sequence MSLFRLDASIRGEQSVSRKVADTATDAWLEVHPHAPVVRRDLGAHPLPSDLWPHAVGGSFLPEDARSPEQRDALALAATLADELVAADAYVFALPLYNWGVDQHVKTWIDLVLTDPRFRAGTPSPIAGRPAALVVTRGGGYSEGMPKHGWDHATPYYLRVLGDVFALDVHVSEVELTLAGLNPAMAELIPLAEKSLRDGHESAGRHGAVLAERVAGVTRLAG encoded by the coding sequence ATGTCCCTGTTCCGTCTCGATGCGAGCATCCGCGGCGAGCAGTCGGTGAGCCGCAAGGTCGCCGACACTGCGACCGACGCGTGGCTCGAGGTCCACCCCCACGCGCCGGTCGTCCGGCGTGACCTGGGCGCCCACCCGCTGCCCTCGGACCTGTGGCCCCACGCCGTGGGCGGCTCGTTCCTGCCCGAGGACGCGCGCAGCCCGGAGCAGCGCGACGCGCTCGCCCTCGCCGCCACGCTGGCCGACGAGCTCGTCGCGGCCGACGCCTACGTCTTCGCGCTGCCGCTCTACAACTGGGGCGTCGACCAGCACGTCAAGACCTGGATCGACCTCGTGCTGACAGACCCGCGCTTCCGCGCCGGCACCCCCTCGCCGATCGCCGGCCGGCCGGCCGCGCTCGTCGTGACCCGCGGCGGCGGCTACTCCGAGGGCATGCCGAAGCACGGCTGGGACCACGCGACGCCCTACTACCTGCGCGTGCTGGGCGACGTGTTCGCCCTCGACGTCCACGTCTCAGAGGTCGAGCTGACCCTCGCCGGGCTCAACCCGGCGATGGCCGAGCTGATCCCGCTCGCCGAGAAGTCGCTGCGCGACGGGCACGAGAGCGCCGGCCGCCACGGCGCCGTCCTGGCCGAGCGGGTGGCCGGGGTCACGCGCCTCGCCGGCTGA
- a CDS encoding MOSC N-terminal beta barrel domain-containing protein: MTSVSGLTVAPVKGLAAVPRQRVRLEQQGVAEDRRLFLLRADGTVATIRQLPALATLEPDLDLEAGELRLRLPGGGSVATAVHEAGAALSADLFGKQRAGRRLSGAVEDAVSEAAGEPLRLVLADRTGIGWDEGPVSLVSRASAAAVGLPEDEAGPQLRRLRVLVELEGAAPYEEDGWVGRDVRVGAAVVRVSHLLQRCVVIGASPVTGEQDWDGVRRLVQVRGRDLTCLGVIATVVEPGEVGVGDPVEPQMT; the protein is encoded by the coding sequence ATGACGAGCGTCAGCGGCCTCACGGTCGCGCCGGTGAAGGGGCTGGCGGCCGTGCCGCGCCAGCGCGTCCGGCTCGAGCAGCAGGGCGTGGCGGAGGACCGCCGCCTGTTCCTGCTGCGCGCCGACGGCACCGTGGCCACCATCCGCCAGCTCCCGGCGCTCGCGACGCTCGAGCCCGACCTCGACCTCGAGGCCGGGGAGCTGCGGCTGCGGCTGCCCGGGGGCGGGTCGGTCGCCACAGCGGTCCACGAGGCCGGCGCCGCCCTGTCGGCCGACCTGTTCGGCAAGCAGCGCGCGGGCCGGCGCCTGTCCGGCGCGGTCGAGGACGCCGTGAGCGAGGCGGCCGGCGAGCCGCTGCGGCTGGTGCTCGCCGACCGGACGGGCATCGGCTGGGACGAGGGCCCGGTGTCGCTCGTCTCCCGCGCCTCCGCGGCAGCCGTCGGGCTGCCCGAGGACGAGGCGGGGCCGCAGCTGCGCCGGCTGCGCGTGCTCGTGGAGCTCGAGGGCGCAGCGCCCTACGAGGAGGACGGCTGGGTCGGCCGCGACGTGCGGGTGGGGGCGGCAGTCGTACGCGTGAGCCACCTGCTCCAGCGCTGCGTCGTGATCGGCGCCTCGCCGGTCACCGGCGAGCAGGACTGGGACGGCGTGCGCCGGCTCGTCCAGGTGCGCGGCCGCGACCTCACCTGCCTCGGCGTCATCGCCACCGTCGTCGAGCCCGGCGAGGTGGGCGTCGGCGACCCCGTCGAGCCGCAGATGACCTAG
- a CDS encoding DeoR/GlpR family DNA-binding transcription regulator has product MLSHERQREVLRQLRLHGGGNVRELAAAVGVSPSTIRRDLTEMGEQGLLRRVHGGASLPDELEITPTARQLEQSAEKRRIGLAATALVEDRSTVLITGGTTTEAMLPHLQGREGLTVITNGLNVAVQLSRLPEVTVVVLGGILRHAEMSLLGGLAESAVQEFEVDLAFTGTYGIDPSVGLTGASVHEASTDRRLLQRARSIVVLADSSKFTRRGPVRLAGVDQLSTVITDTDAPPPAVAALRDAGVEVRQV; this is encoded by the coding sequence ATGCTGAGCCACGAGAGGCAGCGCGAGGTCCTCCGCCAGCTGCGGCTGCACGGCGGCGGCAACGTGCGCGAGCTGGCGGCCGCGGTCGGTGTCAGCCCGTCGACCATCCGGCGCGACCTGACGGAGATGGGTGAGCAGGGCCTGCTGCGCCGCGTCCACGGCGGCGCCAGCCTGCCCGACGAGCTCGAGATCACCCCGACCGCCCGCCAGCTCGAGCAGTCGGCCGAGAAGCGGCGCATCGGGCTGGCAGCCACCGCCCTGGTCGAGGACCGCTCGACCGTGCTCATCACCGGCGGCACGACCACCGAGGCGATGCTCCCGCACCTGCAGGGCAGAGAGGGGCTCACCGTCATCACCAACGGGCTCAACGTCGCGGTCCAGCTCTCGCGGCTGCCCGAGGTCACCGTCGTGGTGCTCGGTGGCATTCTCCGGCACGCCGAGATGTCGCTGCTCGGCGGGCTCGCGGAGTCGGCCGTGCAGGAGTTCGAGGTCGACCTCGCCTTCACCGGCACCTACGGCATCGACCCCTCCGTCGGCCTCACCGGGGCCTCGGTGCACGAGGCGAGCACCGACCGGCGGCTGCTGCAACGGGCGCGCTCGATCGTCGTGCTGGCCGACAGCAGCAAGTTCACCCGTCGCGGGCCCGTGCGGCTGGCCGGCGTCGACCAGCTCTCGACCGTCATCACCGACACCGACGCGCCACCTCCCGCCGTCGCCGCCCTGCGCGACGCCGGTGTCGAGGTCCGCCAGGTCTGA
- a CDS encoding ABC transporter substrate-binding protein, which yields MALTRRGFLGGAVGAAALVGLGACSSKHSDGTSSDAAGSAPASSGGASTAAGSKASSGPVTGKLTFAFWGGSVGETAGFTYAKKKFEEANPGATVQLKAVPYDGFFSGIDRGIQAGNAPDIFRVDYTTIGKYSAKGVLLDLTPYVSAAESDAFLPALWEAVKFDGKPYGVPHQTDTTCIVYNKAAFASAGITAVPDKLSDAWTWEEFSDVATKLRSSLPDNKFPFAYDWTQAGAYRWLSWLYQAGGTLLTPDLKGTALPSAEATKAMDFTKSFFDNKWVPKTNTIKTSVYSDNFFLNQTVPMTFIGDFLVPELADAKSGYKGGDWGATYMPQSTAAASDLGGNAIVALKDTKNPDLAAAFLKFLVTEDCMKYFCEQAIELPTLKSLSSESLQYVSRPDVVAVCAQQAATISDTVVKESTVPAFASINTLLQDQLELAFHNQSSEATLKNIASGVTKALAG from the coding sequence ATGGCACTCACACGGCGCGGGTTCCTCGGCGGGGCGGTGGGCGCAGCGGCGCTGGTCGGTCTCGGCGCGTGCTCCTCCAAGCACTCCGACGGCACGAGCAGCGACGCCGCAGGCAGCGCGCCGGCCTCGAGCGGCGGGGCGTCCACGGCGGCCGGCTCGAAGGCCAGCTCCGGGCCCGTCACGGGCAAGCTCACCTTCGCCTTCTGGGGCGGCAGCGTCGGCGAGACGGCCGGCTTCACCTACGCCAAGAAGAAGTTCGAGGAGGCCAACCCCGGGGCCACCGTGCAGCTGAAGGCCGTGCCCTACGACGGGTTCTTCAGCGGCATCGACCGCGGCATCCAGGCGGGCAACGCGCCCGACATCTTCCGCGTCGACTACACGACGATCGGCAAGTACAGCGCGAAGGGCGTGCTGCTCGACCTGACGCCCTACGTCTCGGCCGCGGAGTCCGACGCGTTCCTGCCGGCGCTGTGGGAGGCGGTGAAGTTCGACGGCAAGCCCTACGGCGTGCCGCACCAGACCGACACCACCTGCATCGTCTACAACAAGGCGGCGTTCGCCAGCGCCGGCATCACCGCGGTGCCCGACAAGCTCTCGGACGCGTGGACGTGGGAGGAGTTCTCCGACGTCGCGACCAAGCTGCGCAGCAGCCTGCCGGACAACAAGTTCCCCTTCGCCTACGACTGGACGCAGGCCGGTGCCTACCGGTGGCTCTCGTGGCTCTACCAGGCGGGCGGCACGCTGCTGACGCCCGACCTCAAGGGGACGGCGCTGCCTTCGGCCGAGGCCACCAAGGCGATGGACTTCACCAAGAGCTTCTTCGACAACAAGTGGGTGCCGAAGACCAACACCATCAAGACCAGCGTCTACTCCGACAACTTCTTCCTCAACCAGACGGTGCCGATGACGTTCATCGGCGACTTCCTGGTGCCCGAGCTCGCCGACGCGAAGTCGGGCTACAAGGGCGGCGACTGGGGCGCGACCTACATGCCGCAGAGCACCGCGGCGGCGTCCGACCTCGGCGGCAACGCGATCGTCGCGCTGAAGGACACGAAGAACCCGGACCTCGCCGCCGCGTTCCTCAAGTTCCTCGTCACCGAGGACTGCATGAAGTACTTCTGCGAGCAGGCGATCGAGCTGCCGACCCTGAAGTCGCTCTCGAGCGAGAGCCTGCAGTACGTCTCGCGGCCTGACGTCGTCGCCGTCTGCGCCCAGCAGGCCGCCACGATCTCCGACACCGTGGTGAAGGAGTCGACGGTCCCGGCCTTCGCCAGCATCAACACCCTCCTGCAGGACCAGCTCGAGCTGGCCTTCCACAACCAGTCGAGCGAGGCGACCCTCAAGAACATCGCCAGCGGCGTGACCAAAGCCCTCGCCGGCTGA
- a CDS encoding polysaccharide deacetylase family protein: MSPLGFAGHQEALSQGRFVRVLNFHNTAEASRGALRSDLAKLRETFAGVTLEELDGFFATGTWSEDRPAVIPVFYEGYRNNVEVAAPVCDELGLTAWFFVCTGFVDCPPAEQEQFARSHNIDLLPAEFGRDRLAMSWDEVGELSTRHVVTPHTASHDGIADIVTDDDLEREIVEPKRRMDAVTGQSAPAMAYLWGSPFGTSRRHDDAVRAAGYRYVFSNTMVQQVGSLPAAQRGA; the protein is encoded by the coding sequence GTGAGCCCCCTCGGGTTCGCCGGCCACCAGGAGGCGCTGTCGCAGGGCAGGTTCGTCCGTGTCCTCAACTTCCACAACACCGCCGAGGCCTCGCGCGGCGCGCTGCGCTCGGACCTCGCGAAGCTGCGGGAGACCTTCGCCGGCGTGACGCTCGAGGAGCTCGACGGCTTCTTCGCGACAGGCACCTGGTCGGAGGACCGGCCGGCCGTCATCCCGGTGTTCTACGAGGGCTACCGCAACAACGTCGAAGTCGCTGCGCCCGTCTGCGACGAGCTCGGCCTCACCGCCTGGTTCTTCGTCTGCACCGGCTTCGTCGACTGCCCGCCCGCGGAGCAGGAGCAGTTCGCCCGCTCGCACAACATCGACCTGCTGCCCGCGGAGTTCGGGCGCGACCGGCTGGCGATGTCGTGGGACGAGGTGGGCGAGCTCTCGACCCGACACGTCGTCACTCCGCACACCGCGTCGCACGACGGCATCGCCGACATCGTCACCGACGACGACCTCGAGCGCGAGATCGTCGAGCCCAAGCGGCGGATGGACGCGGTCACCGGCCAGAGCGCGCCGGCGATGGCCTACCTCTGGGGCTCGCCGTTCGGCACCAGCCGCCGGCACGACGACGCGGTCCGCGCCGCGGGCTACCGCTACGTCTTCAGCAACACCATGGTGCAGCAGGTGGGGAGCCTCCCCGCCGCGCAGAGGGGAGCCTGA